The genomic region gcccaaagaaccaaacggactctaattatgagtacgtaactttatgccgagaagggcctttcaaatgtttagaggaaaacctcttaaacccacgGGGTTACGCCTACGAGGCAATGGGAAGCGAAATTGTGCGACTCaactacgaggcgagtcaacgtggtttcactatctaattctttttctcgtcaATTGTATGTTTGtgcatttttattttttatttttatttcgtgtGTGTTTTGGTTTATTTTTGTTTGCCGTGAGTTTTATAAAAAGGTCTACTATTTAAAATTGATAaaacttgaatttaacctgttttcattgaaaacgataatgttaaagtgttacaactgaattattgtttttcaaattgcacgaaattaattgttaaatttttaagatatcttttaaatagtaaaccacaaaaacaaaataaaaaatttgaaaaatcctttctactaaattgaaggtgaaacgccttgagtttaacctgtttctttgaaaatgaaaatgttaggtgtcacaactgaattttcattcttcaaaattGCACAGaattttttgttaaattctaaaagtctattcgtaaaaaaaaaaaaatatatactcttttatcaataaccgtaaaaatatataacttgtaaatctttgtcgtggataatgataggtttgacgaccgaatttatctctacctagacgataggaaacaaagttttaagtttgaaaattagttgatttaagggtatataacaaaaatagagtgaattttaattcatttaatttttatttttcatgtacttgttctaaaattaaaaatgttaatatttttaacataAAAATAGAGTATTTttattaaatttgttttcgaaaaacattaaaaactttaacttttaatggattgaattttataaattgaaattaaaaatttataaacggattaagatcaggtgtaacaaccgaatttccgttacaaatataaatttataaaagaaattttaaaatttaattgattataagttatataaaaaatagagtgtttttattttattttaaatttgttttcgaaaaatattaaaactttaacttttaatgaattgaattttataaattaaatttaaaaatttataaacggataaagatcaggtataacaaccgaatttccgttacaaatataaatttataaatgatattttaaattcaattaattataagttatatataaaaaaaaaaaaaggggcgaACGAGGAGGcccattttggagcccatttgactagttctattgttttaaaCATTTTTATTCTTTTTTTTGGTTTGTAATAAAATTGTGTGGTGTGTAATGATACTTTTTATgattcttatgttttattatatatttgcaagaaactagtgtggggtaaaattgttttgtacgattgaagtacaaccccatattttgtgtgttttaacatggttttgacaggtacagaagaaaatgcaattagacgaaacgaaacatcgaaaTACATTGTGATACATACGTTGGATAAGATAAtgcgtaaaacaatttgaaaatccaaatcggttaacaaaggaagttccaaatacttcacactttttgtcctctcaaatttatacattattatctgattttatgtaatgagggcattacataatctcaagtgtggggtgggaatatataaattatcgagaacttataatttggtgatttttatcaagatttataaaatctttaaacaaatataacaaataaatttttaaggtaactacgagcaattaaagatcaggcgtcaaaaaccgaaattgttgtctcaatacattaaaaacgcataagtttatttgtttaaaacctataaaagaaaaaccATTTAtaaacaagaatttataaaaccttatgttaagaaccatttatcacatgtttctatgaagttattgcagatatcattgctttggaatgtataaacctgaatattctattatcacgagtaatagaggatgaatcaagtccatcccttaaggaagtaaagtcttccaaattgacacacttgctaacttatgttagaagatgtagtccagaacagctgtagattggcaaaaaatcttgaaaagtcatctctatcatcggctcgaaatccacctaacctcagcatcaaacagggtttttggtggtcagacttatcctaaccatgagatggatctgtctcgtacaatgggggggcacaatgcaaattagcttttaagactaatgaatctaatccccagatggatgatctccgtaaagatcaaccgcatctatgtttgaccgcggtcaacatacatattgtaacatcccgcgtttttccgttaaatttatttttaacaccgtctttttcttttaaataatacctttcgttatttaaattcgtagtttccgttgactaacgttcataataattccgtcatttaattataacatctctcgttaacttgcgttttaaaaatattcgatcggttaaatcccgcacccgctttgaaactcgagggaccggagttgccaaatgggcaaactagttgactaggtcaactagtcaacccatttcatccattccatcatctccctcatcccttttctctccatctcaagaacacacacacaaacccattccattcattcatcatctaaattcaatcttggaagctcacaacaaatccgattacatatttggaatcctctcttcatcctctacaatttgataccaacttcatctcgtttgggtaacatttctaaaactctagatttctctaaattcgtgtttttgatttgaaatggtgttagttagtgtctatggctcgagtctaacatgaatatatgtttggtttgctcgatttgttgtttttggagtaactagcatgaacttgaaatgggtgtgcttaatccttgattttggatgagttaatgttgttagattgttaaagtgcatgttttaattgtgttactagtatcactagcttcattttgatgtgtaggttgatttgtaaaacttcaaaaaaacatgattaatgattttgtgattcttgactagggtttgatggttcttgacatgaatttttggatgcttgaatgccatggaatgttaattgttagtgtttagttgtaatgtatgctccattaccttcaaaacggcatatcatatgtgtgaattggtttcccgaaactcaaattgcatttgatgaacttgaaaccttgaaatgaacgtttaatgatcacttgatgagttttcggctattgtaaatgatgttgtcgtttgatgataagtgcttagttgcgttccttgtcaaaagagctttccaacggtataagatacgtcttctagttatttacggtttgcgttttatggttgtttgaagttttgaccaagacttgaaccttgaaactgaccaggtgccagaccacgtgttatgtcgcggcgcgacacctctggccgcggcgcggcatatgccgtggtcagattctgacctactttgtcaaatttcgaaaaatgtttgctatgctacgcacctccgattaacatgtaacttggccaacatgctcatatatgacttctaagcttagaaaaatagttcgggacccgacccgaacgtgttgacttttcgttgactttgaccaagtttgactttttgtcaaacttaaccaaatacttatgcaacctttctaacatgattatttactagtatcttgcatgaaacttgacaatttgattcacatgctaatataatcgagtcgtaacgagccataggactaattgaacatctttgaccgtttgtgtttaccgttattgatataacctatatgtttaggtcaagactagctttgtctttgcacgcgtcaacttgttgaagtactttattaactcttgcactcaaggtgagatcatagtcccacttttactctttttgaacttatattgggatgagaaaacataaacgattcttttgaactaagtgaacacaagaacgggaaaacaaacattctacatacgagtttagaacaaaaatcctcaattcgattatcattagttacacttgccgggtgtaagcgagaacttatgttatatggccatatgggttgacaaccctcatctttgacggttcgctaccgtctacggatgaaatatattttcgagaatcagtgtttgttctagcactaagtgatggggtatacaatggaaggaatgttaagctttgataattgggtgctcgtgaaacaaacttttggaatgtattactattatttcattgatgcaaatcttgtggttcacttgtacttacttacttaaacctatgatttcaccaacgttttcgttgacagatttctatgtttttctcaggtcttgcacgatatgtgaaacatgcttccgcttactatttgatacttgcatccgatgtcgagtatacatgcatttcatggagcgtcttttgactttactttagaccgtgtcgcctagacttcaatcgtacttataacgttgtaacttaacttttggttgaacaattcttgtaaactttgaaacaatctttattttgaaatgaaggcgacatattttggtcaaacgttatcttaaagacttataatcaggtaatgggacccacgtagccgacgccgtcacttgacgatttgtcggggtcgctacacatatgctataacaaattgaggtgtgcaaactcatggttcaccgatgatatttggacacgatataattttattctaaaacttatgctattttatgaattatatttgtgtaaaaccatttttggacattcggtttcaagttccatgatacttcaatcatgggggcgaatagcttgctaatcgccgactgagacttcggttttcagttaccctcaaccggaatttgaggttaaaaccggaaaacgtgtttagtgtaaaaactagcatgacattttataaaatcataaaacgttttcacaaggtccaattttccctaaggatccaaatttttaaaccctaatcacgagtttcatgtttgtttctgttgtcagaatttcatttcgtgtggtgtgcgtgtgatccaataaaaattgtgtagtgtttccaacgtattccatatagcgtgtgttttcatttcgtgtagcgtgtgttgtgtgatttaatgttcgataaggaaaaatatgtaatgttccgattctgtttaaaagatgtaattgcttgaggacaagcaatgtttaagtgtagggtattttgatattgctcaaaatgaacatatatttagtcgcaatatcggtccaaaataataagtttgtatttgtatttgtatcacttttcggttgtaattgtataaataaataaaagtgaagacgGAGTACGAAAATGAAGAATAAAGAAGAAAACGGTCAAAAACGCTCAATGTACAAGTCAACAACCAAAAGGTACAAGAGATTGGAGCATGAAGTTAAATATTCAAAGATGTACAAACATTGAGGCACAAGTTACAAGTTCATGAATCACAAGAAATTGTCGGCATATCATTTACTAGTGCATGTTGACTCAAGATGATCACATTATGTATTAAATATTGCAAAGCAAATGAAGTGGCAGAGAATGATGGACTGAAATGAGTATATATCTAAAAGAAGTGAATTGGTGGCTACTTTTCTGAGTTTTAAAATCAAAAGAATTAAGAATGGTGGCAAGAATTGGTCAAGTAATAATGTTTTAGGGAGTATATCTATGTGATAGAGAGAGGAGAGTAGCCAACACACATATCAGAATATACAGAGAGTGTGCACAAGTCACAATACGTGCACAAGTCACAACAAGTCAATTTATCTTCACAGCTCAAAAAAAATCCATACAACTTACACACATATTTTTAAGAGATACGCATGTATTTTTATTACGGAGTACTATGTACTAGTATTATTTACAGTTCCAAaagcaatatttaggatagtttttgtataaagggtgtattgttcgtgattaagggtattattgtgcgagtaaaaagggtgttattattgtaattttctaccgtttgaagttaatggaagtgaagattttcgtaagtagattctattaaaattatcgttatcaattttatcgttattattatgtttgtatacttatatttttatgtttaccctagtataatgagtagctaaatttccctagtgtttgcttagatgtagagcccctagtgaaatggattgttatcatttgcaaaaaaaaaaaatgcaacttaagtgtttttaatattgagcctaattaaatgaaccattattatgtaactggatatttaacccctgtcacttaatttatgagataaaaaaaaatagcgaaagttatttttatttatataaattaagcttcaacattaaaagtaatTTAGACGAGTTTTATGAATAATTTAATAACACTAAATTaagaataaagttcggtggtttgggtaataccACTAGTCacataaaagtgaaattgtaaaaagggaaaccgttatgatttgggttttggtgaaggtcaaaactgggttgggtctcaatttaaacacttagggactagtaactaactaaataaaatccggtgaaaattagatttaattcagttagtcaaaactttatatttattcgaaaggaaaatataagtttattactaaacattttaatacaagcttaaacttaaaacaatccatggatctaggggtgacacatttaagtaaacactcctatttttatatattgtaaaatcattattatcattattatttacgtattattatttttcactaaaaaaacatatcactccgtataattaacatatcatgtaatttagggtttcatacattttaggttaaaatttagggtttcatacaaactaggttaaaatttagggtttcatatattttaggttaaaatttagggtttcatataatttaggtcaaaattagggttttgaatagaatattattataattaggttattaatttatattaggttataattaggttataattaggttagaatgttttaatcttataattagtattaatataatttaaaattagtaattagcttataattagttaattattataattcctattagtttatattaattttaattaaaacatgtcatttagttaatttaaataaatttatattataattgctcaaaacaaaattctaatcatatagttttattaaaagttattgttttaattaattatcatttagtaataaaattgttgaatcataattagtataatttcatttagttcctttttaagttaaatcttgtaatcttataattttatttatgaagtaaattaattaagttattttccattattgttatattataaattcctaatacaaaaccccctttaaattagtttaacatcaaagactattaaaaaccattaaacactccatctccctgtggaacgaatcggatttacctataaaactaaactacgcggataggaccagttgcctatatatgtgtgaaatcaacccgaattcattaaaacaccatatatacaagaaatcaattcgtgtaacaaaataactcaaatccgttcaaaataaaggttacgttccAACGCATCACAATCATACATTCTTAATGACAGGAAGATATAATACTTGCTAAATAAACTAACTACTAATTTGTCATTCACCCCCTTGGCTTATTTTCAATTTCCATCCAGCCCTTCAATTTGCTTGGGTCGACGACGATAAATCTGACCCGTTTTTTTATTCGTATCACATTCATTTTATGGTTGGCCATTTATGGTCAACTTAGCACTTTTTGTGCTTTTTTGTAATGACGTCTTAGATTCTCATCAGCTATTATTTTTATTCGCCGAATGTTCTTGTGTCCAATTCCAAGTTAAAATTTATTTGGATGATTTGATTGATCTTGTCATTAGTCATTACTACTTCTGTTTAAGCCTTCACATAAATCAATATGGAGTGTTCCTGGTAGATTAGTTTTTGCTGCCAGTGTGTACTTTATAAATTGCAAAAAATTTCAAAGTAAACTGAGAAATCATAATGTTTTATGTAATGGCGCTTGCTGGGTTAAGGATTGCTGAATCTACTCAGTCCAGGTTGGTTAGCTGCTTCTATATGGAAATTTTGATATGGTTAATGTCATGTTGCACCGATTTCCTTCTCTCAATGGTTAATAGGTTTGTTGTTTGGAGGTTTCATTGGAAATTTTCTATAGATAGATGGTATAATATGACTGTTATTATTGGTAGGAGGCATAAGGATGGGTCTCTTTTGTGTCTGACCTACATCGATTTGATTCTACCTTCTTTTGTGTAGTTTTGACTTTTTCTGGTCAAAACTTTCAAATTTAGAATCATTAAATTCAAAGTTTTGTGTGGTAATTGGGTCCTTGAAGTTTTATGGAGACTTTATTATGATGATGTTGAGATTTGCGTGAAACTGTGGGGCTCATAAACAGGAGATTTGGGATGGTTAGTGTACGGTTTGACTTTATAAGTTGACCTTGATAGCAATAAACTTATGTTTTTTTTCTTCTATTTATTTGGTTGTAGTAGTAGTAAATGTTTGTGTTTACTGGAAAATCAGTGATGACGGATATAGTAGAATGCATGGCAGGTGGAATTTTTATGATGTTGTGTTGACATCCGCGAGTCAAACAGAAAAGTCAACTGTTATGATTTTAAGGGATGTCATTTGTGGTAGCTTTTGGTTAGTGATTATTAGGAAAGATAAGGGTGAGAAGATGAGTATGAAGGTCGCTAGAGAGGGTGTTTGCGTAACATGCATTCAAAGAATATGCAAGCATTTGAACAACTACAATGAGCGAAACTTGGGACAAGTAGGGAATATCAGCAAGCAAGCTGTTCTTATCAACTTATGCAAGTTGCGATTGGGCTATTGATGTGTAGTTAATGTTTACATAAAGTTGAGTCATGGTGAATGTCTACTTTTTTGTTGGTTACATTCGTTTACGATGATAGAATCTTGTAGAATTAGCTTGTTATGTGTTGTAAGTTACATCATTAGTATCATAACTGAACTTTTCACATGCAAtatctaaataaaaataataataccaaCTAACGGAAATGCATTGTTGATGTGTAGGTAACTTTCCCATCATGTGTTATATCTTTTTAGCAACCACGAAATAAACCACTTGTGATAGTTTTCTAAGCCGTAAGCATAAGCTATAGTTGCATTTAGTGAAAATGTATTGGAAATTGTTTCGACCCAATCCCTTTGCTACCCTATGCTTTAGTGTAAAATTAGAAGAAGAAAAACGTCAATAAAATATGATCTACTTTCTCAGAAATAGGTTCAATTTTCAATGATAATAAACTTTTTCTTGACTCTTAAACGTTGTAGTAGTAAACACCACTTCTAAGTTCTACCTTAGTTTGATAGCAAATATTGTTGATATGACAAATTTCAAAATTGAGTAACAGAGCTTCTACAGCTACAGAAATGTCAAAGTCATGATGATACACAAACAGCGCTTGTGCTATTTTCCTAGTCTCTTAAACCACCCAACTATCGCAGCAGATAAAATCTCCTATATTTGAGATTAATTTTGAGGACATGATTTTTGAATATCAAATATTGAGAAGCATAGAGAGGAGGATGTAAAGGTGTGTATCACACATCACATGTTTCTCCTCAGAGTACTTGATGTGCCTTGCCGTAATATCTGTTAATGAATGGAGACTGCAACAGAAACATACATACATTCATTGATTACATTATTAAACAAACTTTCAGCACTAACAAAGTATGGGAATATTGATTATCAGAATGAGGTGTCATAATGAATATTTATAAACCGAGGACCAAGATCAATTATGAAGTGGAGATTTTTTAAATTGGAACTAAACTAACCTTGACATTGGAGACATCTGGGGTATCGGGCGAGGCAACGGGATAAAATTTATAAAACCTCATCTTCTCAAATGCAGCCACTTTATCTTGACTCATTTCCTCACGAGCTTTCTTTCGCTTTTCCCTTGCCTACAAGATATGTTACAATTAGAAACCCAAAACCAAGCTCAAGTAGGTATACAGACCAATTGAATatccaataaataaataaaaaaaaacaattaaaAACAAAGCTACCTCACGATTAGCTCTCTTTCCTTCTCGGACCTTTTCCTTGACAAATTCCTGTATAACAAAGTTAATAAATAACCGATATATTAACATAGTTAAAGAGCACGTAGCTTAAGTAACAGATTAAATCTACCTTGAAAGCATCCTTCTGATCTTCAGTCAACTCTTCCGCAGCAATGAGTTCAGTAGTGAATtcctataaaaaaaaataaaaaattaataagAATTGCGATGATCGCAGCTTTTTTCCATAACTATGTAAGGATGATACTTCATGTTTAAGGactatacataaaaaaaatataaataaaaaaatactctACTCCGTAATGAACTACAGAAATTCAGTTTTAATAGCACCCTTTAACCTGACTCATATAATGGTAAATATTGAAATTATCAGATAGTGTACCAGTTTTCAAAGACATCAAACAACTAACCTTTACATAACTTTGTGAAATGTATATTGAAAAAAATAGCGAATCAGCTCGACAATAGATACCTAATACAACAGAAAACTAAAATAACAAAAGGAATTATGGCTCACCTCAAGATCATCCATTTCCCAATCAAACTCGCACACAACCTACAAGAATTCAAGCAAAAACAAAGCATAATTAGTGGTACCACAAGTCAAACATTACATTAGAATTAATAACAAATATATCAAACTGAAATAAATATTACAATAGTGTTGCATGGTTGTAGGCATCAGTTAAAAAGTTCATAACTACCATAAAACTGGGGCATAGAATAAAGAAGCAAATCATATGAATAGTGAAAAGGCAACTTACAGGCTTTGGTTCAATTGGGTACATGATATCCACAACAGTACTCTGTTCTGTCTCATCTTCCTTTAATGGATGATAAAAGTCTGAAACAATATAAACAAATGTTTGAAGGCATCTTCAATATTACTTGATTTACGATTAAGAAAATTCAAATGAATAATTGTTCAGCAAATCCAAGTGGGGCGTTTTATAACCCACATTCAGCAAAGAAAAATTCAAATTATCTTTTTAAATAGTAATGCATCAACATGTTCCACACttccacttatataaatatataattctaGCCATAGTAATTATAGTAATTATAGTTTTATTGCAATTTAACACTTGTTTTATTCACTTGCTCGATGTGAAATAATTTAGTGTTTATTCCACCTTCACTCAAATACAAGTGTACTATAGTAACAGAACTACAATTACGATACTAACTTAAACATATTCTTATAACTAGATCCATATCCAATTAGTACACATACAATTACAAATATATGAAACTGGAACCCTTGGTAACTCTACATATGCACTTACATGGTAAACAGTACTCAAATTTCTTGACACGATCCAGCTTCATATGCTTTAAACCAGCCCTGGGTCCATATCAAATAATCAACACCATTATTTACCAAATTTTAAGATGATAAATTTGTAAAACAAACATTGACGAAAAAAAGTAAACAATCAAGCAATCCAAGTCATCAATTTCCAATAATTAGACTTGTGTTTGATGAAAATAATGTCTGACGCCAACATTTGAGAATCCGTCAACCCACATTACAGAAAACAAAGTCCTCAATTACAAATGAAGAAACAAAGAGCATTAGAGACTCCATGAATAAACCCAGAGGCAAAAGTGAACTTATATTCAAAAATTCTCTCAATATAGTCCTATGCCAAACAAAATTTAAGATTAATACCTTCTTTGGACACAGCTTAGTATAAAGATCTGAGATTTAAGCCTTTCAACTGAAGAACCCCTGTGATAAATATGAGATTTGAATCAATGCAAAGCATAAGATTTATCGAATATTGCCAGGCATAATAAAATAAATCACTACCGTTTTCCTAGTGGAATATATGGAACCCAGTCCATTTTCATCTGCTTCATGTCAAGAATTTCTTCAGACTCCCTTTGTACAGAGTTTATTCCAATCTTATCAGAAGGCGGAAATGGAGATACAATCTGATCAATAGCACGCAAAAGAAAAGTTAGCAAATACATATGCATAAAACTTGAAAATAATCAATGAGTAGGAAGTGAAAATATACTCTTGAAATTGATTATCTGGGAACATCACATGTAATCATAAAATTTGAAGGTGTAAAACATGAATTCCGTTGAAAGTAGAAGTTAAAACATTTAGTTAATTGCGGCATACAAAGTTTTACTTTCTCCTTAGCTTCGTTGTTGATCTATACTGACATAATGTAAGACTGGATGTAGCAAGATGGGTGGGCCGGGCAGGTAGTTCAGTTGTGTAGCACATATTACAAGGTTTCAGGTTATAACGTGTCAATTTAGATATGGATGAAGGAGGTTGGGTCAAATAATTTGACCCAAGAAAAAGAATGTACCTTGGTAAACTTTTAATGAGTATCTAATGTGCATACTATGATTATCAAAACAGTAATCTAAAACTTTTAATAAAGGGAATTAAGAGATTTTACTCAGTATAGATAAAATTTGGGCAACTTTTTGTCTTTTTGAGACACTGGATCCAATTGACCTATATTCCTATTGGTTATTTATGTGAATATGTGAATTGATACATATGACACAGCTCGAATCAACATAATTGAAAGAAAAATGGGTCAAAACTGTTACCTCTGTATGAGATAATCATGATAAAAATCTTCATGGAAAcacaattatacatattatcagAGATAGAGATACATAGTTAAGTACTAAGTAAAGTATTCGTATTCAACAAGACATGAACAAATGTGAAATATAGACATATTAGCACTAGGTATTAATTAGGTCGTATATGA from Rutidosis leptorrhynchoides isolate AG116_Rl617_1_P2 chromosome 9, CSIRO_AGI_Rlap_v1, whole genome shotgun sequence harbors:
- the LOC139866586 gene encoding protein HEAT INTOLERANT 4-like, whose product is MPMKKGAKRKAIRKDEAASTTTTDSVDSTAAATAGIANKEPKQKVEEPMKVVRKPKRAKPETEPEFFDDQRELEDLWKQVFPVGTEWDQLDLLSEYKWNFSNLEDAFEEGGVLHGQKVYLFSCTEPQLLFFNGQSKVTCIPVVVAIVSPFPPSDKIGINSVQRESEEILDMKQMKMDWVPYIPLGKRGSSVERLKSQIFILSCVQRRAGLKHMKLDRVKKFEYCLPYFYHPLKEDETEQSTVVDIMYPIEPKPVVCEFDWEMDDLEEFTTELIAAEELTEDQKDAFKEFVKEKVREGKRANREAREKRKKAREEMSQDKVAAFEKMRFYKFYPVASPDTPDVSNVKSPFINRYYGKAHQVL